A single window of Pseudomonas lijiangensis DNA harbors:
- a CDS encoding site-specific integrase — translation MNDVDRYIEAATRDNTRRSYRAAIEHFEVTWGGFLPATSESVARYLAAYAATLSVNTLKLRMSALAQWHNSQGFADPTKSAMVRKVLKGIRALHPVQEKQAEPLQLQDLERVVAWLEAQANEALARHDQAQLLRCRRDAALILLGFWRGFRSDELCRLQVEDIKAIPESGISLYLPRSKGDRDNIGKTYQTPALQRLCPVQAYIEWVNCSALARGPVFRSIDRWGNLGEEGLHVSSVIPLLRQAFERAGISADQYTSHSLRRGFATWAHRNGWDLKSLMAYVGWRDMKSAMRYIEPVSFSSPSGDLSDVKVSSINKLRR, via the coding sequence ATGAATGACGTTGATCGCTACATCGAGGCGGCGACCCGGGACAACACCCGGCGCAGCTATCGAGCGGCCATCGAGCATTTCGAGGTGACCTGGGGCGGGTTTCTGCCGGCCACCAGTGAGAGCGTGGCCCGTTATCTGGCGGCCTATGCCGCGACCCTGTCGGTCAATACCCTGAAGCTGCGCATGTCGGCACTGGCGCAATGGCATAACAGCCAGGGTTTTGCCGACCCGACCAAGTCCGCGATGGTGCGCAAGGTGCTCAAGGGCATACGCGCCTTGCATCCCGTTCAGGAGAAGCAGGCCGAGCCTTTGCAGTTGCAGGATCTGGAGCGTGTGGTTGCCTGGCTTGAAGCACAGGCGAATGAGGCGCTGGCCCGGCACGATCAGGCGCAGTTGCTGCGCTGTCGTCGCGATGCGGCGCTGATCCTGCTGGGATTCTGGCGAGGGTTTCGCAGTGACGAGCTGTGCCGCCTGCAAGTCGAAGACATCAAGGCGATCCCCGAATCCGGGATCAGTCTCTATCTGCCGCGCAGCAAGGGTGACCGGGATAATATCGGCAAGACTTACCAGACCCCGGCCCTGCAGCGCCTGTGCCCGGTGCAGGCTTACATCGAGTGGGTCAATTGCTCGGCGCTGGCACGTGGCCCGGTGTTTCGCTCCATCGATCGCTGGGGCAATCTGGGCGAGGAGGGCCTGCATGTCAGCAGTGTCATTCCCTTGTTGCGTCAGGCCTTCGAGCGTGCCGGCATCAGCGCCGATCAATACACCAGTCACTCGTTGCGCCGCGGGTTTGCCACCTGGGCGCATCGCAACGGATGGGACCTCAAGTCGCTCATGGCTTACGTGGGGTGGCGGGACATGAAGTCTGCGATGCGTTACATTGAGCCGGTTTCGTTCAGCAGTCCTTCCGGGGACCTGAGCGACGTGAAGGTTTCTTCTATTAATAAGCTTCGCCGATAG
- the ahpC gene encoding alkyl hydroperoxide reductase subunit C: protein MPIINSQVKPFKATAFKNGAFVDVSEADFKGKWSVVFFYPADFTFVCPTELEDLADNYAEFQKLGVEIYSVSTDTHFAHAAWHNTSPAIGKIQYTMIGDPTLQISRNFDVLIEEAGLADRGTFVVNPEGQIKIVELNDGGVGRDASELLRKIKAAQYVAAHPGEVCPAKWKEGEATLAPSLDLVGKI, encoded by the coding sequence ATGCCTATTATCAACAGCCAAGTAAAACCGTTCAAAGCAACCGCATTCAAGAACGGTGCTTTCGTCGACGTTTCGGAAGCTGACTTCAAAGGTAAATGGTCTGTCGTATTCTTCTACCCAGCCGACTTCACCTTTGTCTGCCCAACCGAGCTGGAAGACCTGGCTGACAACTACGCCGAGTTCCAGAAGCTGGGCGTCGAAATCTACAGCGTTTCCACCGACACCCACTTTGCCCACGCTGCATGGCACAACACTTCGCCAGCAATCGGCAAAATCCAGTACACCATGATCGGCGACCCGACTCTGCAGATCTCCCGCAACTTCGACGTGCTGATCGAAGAAGCCGGTCTGGCTGACCGCGGTACTTTCGTGGTCAACCCTGAAGGCCAGATCAAAATCGTTGAACTGAACGATGGCGGCGTTGGCCGTGACGCTTCCGAGCTGCTGCGCAAGATCAAGGCTGCTCAGTACGTTGCTGCTCACCCGGGCGAAGTCTGCCCAGCCAAGTGGAAAGAAGGCGAGGCTACTCTGGCTCCGTCTCTGGACCTGGTCGGCAAGATCTGA